The Clostridium sp. DL-VIII DNA window TAAGAAGAGGTCAGCCTACAAATCATATTAAATTTCAAGAAAACATAGCAGTTCTTGCAGGAGATGCATTATTAAATGAATCAATGATAATCATGATGAATTATGCTTTGAAGAATAAAGAAAATGCATTAGAAGCTGCGCATGAAATAGCCATTGCTGCTGGAGCAGAAGGAATGATTGGCGGTCAGGTAGTAGATGTCATGTCTGAAGGCAAGAAAATTTCAAAAGATGAACTTGAATATATGCACTCAAAGAAAACTGGAGCTTTAATAAAGGCATCAATAGTTGCTGGCGCAATTTTGGCTAATGCACCAAAAGAAGATTTGAAAATATTAGAGGAATATGGAGCTAAACTGGGATTGGTTTTCCAAATTAAAGATGATATATTAGATGTTATTGGTGATGCACAAAAGCTTGGAAAGAACATCCATACTGATGAAGAACATGATAAAACTAATTTTATATCGGTTTTTGGAATTGAAAAATGCAATGAATTATGTGATTCGTTAACGGAAGAATGTGTCTTAGCTCTCAAGAATTTAAGTGTTAATTCAGAATGCTTAATAAGCTTAACATACAATCTTTTAAATAGAGAAAATTAATAGAGGGAATGATTATTGTGAAATTATTAGATAAATTGAACTTCCCAGAAGATTTAAAAAAGCTTAATGGAAATGATTATAATGTCTTAAGTGATGAAATTAGGGAATTTCTAATAGATAGTGTATCAAAAACAGGTGGACACTTGGCATCCAATCTAGGTGTTGTAGAACTTACATTAAGTTTATTTAAGGCTTTTAATTTTGATAGAGATAAAATTGTTTGGGATGTAGGACACCAAAGCTATATTTATAAAATATTAACGGGAAGAAAAGATAAGTTTAAAAAACTTAGGCAGTTTGAAGGAATGAGCGGATTCCCCAAAAGAAATGAAAGTAAGTACGACTATTTTGACACAGGTCATAGCAGTACCTCTATATCAGCTGCTCTTGGAATTGCAAGGGCAAGAGATATAAAGAGAGAAAATTATAATGTTATTTCAGTTATAGGTGATGGTGCATTAACTGGTGGAATGGCAATTGAAGCGCTAAATGATGTTGGTTTTAGAAAAACGAATTTAATAATCATATTAAATGATAATCAAATGTCTATTTCAAAAAATGTTGGTGGATTATCAAGATATTTAAATAAGCTTAGAATAGCACCAGGTTATAATAAGCTTAAAACAGATATACATGCATCACTAGATACATCGAACTTAGGGAAAAACATTGCAGGAAAAATATCTAAGGTTAAGGATAGTATAAAACAATTAGTTGTTCCATCTATGTTCTTTGAAAACTTAGGAATAAAGTATATTGGACCTATTGATGGTCATGATATAGATGCAATGACAGATGTATTTTTAAAAGCAAAAGAAATTAATGGCCCAGTAATAATACATGTATTAACTCAAAAAGGAAAAGGATATGCATCAGCTGAAGAGAGTCCAAGTAAATATCATGCAGTGGGTCCTTTTAATTTAGAAAGTGGAGAATTAAAAGTGTCACCTAAAAACAGTTATTCAAAGGCCTTTGGAAAATCGTTAGTTAATATTGCAGCACAGGATGAGAAAATAGTTGCAATTACAGCGGCAATGCCTGATGGTACTGGACTTAAGTGTTTTTCAACTAAATACAAAGATAGATTTTTCGATGTTGGTATTGCAGAAGAGCATGCAGTTACTTTGGCAGCAGGCATGGCGAGTAATGGATTAAAACCTGTGTTTGCAATTTATTCTACATTTTTACAGAGGGCTTTTGATCAAGTATTGCATGATGTCTGTATTCAAAACCTTCCAGTGGTATTTGCAATAGATAGAGCTGGAATAGTTGGGGAAGATGGAGAAACACACCAGGGCATTAATGATTTATCCTATTTATCTATGATGCCTAATATACATATAGTTGCACCAAAATGTTTAGAAGAAGTTGATGTTTTATTAAAATGGGCTATTGATAAGAATGCTCCGGTTGCTATAAGGTATCCAAGAGGTGGAAATATTATTAATACCTTATCGCCGATTAAAGCTGTTGAAGAAGGAAAATGGGAGATAATAAACAAAGGTTCTAAAGTATGTATAATATCAACAGGTAAAATGGTTCAGCATGCAATGCTTGCTAAAGATATATTATATGAAAAGGGCCTTAATCCAACTATAATAAATGCAACATTTATAAAACCAATTGATAAAAACTTACTGGAAAGCATTAACAAAGAAGGATACAATATTTTAACAATAGAGGACAATATTTTAAAAGGCGGATTAGGCTCGGCTATAAAAGATTATTTGAGTGAAATAAAATACAGAGGAACTATTAGGTGTCTTGGATATGACGATGAGTTTATTCCTCAAGGAAATGTGGAAATTTTATACAAAACATATAAACTAGATTGCGAAAACATAAGTAAAGCTGTAATAGAGCTTTATGATTAAAAGGAGAAACAAATGGCGGAAAAAAAGGAAAGACTTGATATACTTTTAGTTGAAAAGGGCATAATTACTTCTAGGGAAAAAGCAAAAGCCTGCATTATGGAAGGTAAAGTATATGTAGATGACCAAAAAGTAGATAAGGCAGGAGAGAAGGTAAGTATTAGTGCTAATATAGAATATAGGGGTGATACTCTTAAGTATGTCAGTAGAGGTGGACTTAAATTAGAGAAGGCAATGAACACATACAATATTTCATTAGAAGGTAAGGTATGTATGGATATAGGTGCATCTACAGGAGGATTTACTGATTGTATGCTTCAAAATGGGGCTAAAAAGGTATTTTCAGTAGATGTGGGGTATGGACAGTTTGCCTGGAAGCTTAGAACTGATGAGAGAGTAGTCTGCATGGAAAGAACGAACATAAGATATGTAACTCTTGAAGATATAGGAGAATCATTAGATTTTGCTTCTATTGATGTATCATTTATATCATTAAAAAAAATAATGCCGGCGACTTTAAATCTTTTAAATGAAAATGGTGAAGTTGTAGCTTTAATAAAGCCACAATTTGAAGCAGGACGTGAAAAAGTAGGCAAAAAAGGTGTTGTAAGGGAAATAGGTACTCATAAAGAGGTTGTTCATGGTATTATAGATTTTTTAATTGAACAAGAATTAAATATCTTAGGCGTAGGATACTCTCCTATAAAGGGTCCAGAAGGCAATATAGAATATTTAGTGTATTTTACAAAGGATAAAAATAAAGAAAGCAATTTTAAAAATGAAGATATTGATAAGGTAGTTGAAGCATCGCATGTGGAAATTTAACTTCTTTAGGAGGGGCTATGAAAAGGATTGGATTTGCAATTAATTCGTTAAAAGATAAAGATAATAGAATATTAGATATGGTTATAAAGAAATTCAGAGATAGGTTTGAGCTAGAAGATATTTTTGTATTTAATGCTTACGATATGGAAATACAAGACTTGACAGGTATTGATTTACTTGTTGTATTAGGGGGAGATGGAACTCTCTTAGGAATAGCAAGAGCTTTAAATGAAACTTTCCATTCGCCTATCTTGGGGATAAATATAGGAAACTTGGGATTTCTAACAAGTATTGATATATCTGATATTGATGTGGCTCTTGATAATATAGAAGAAGGCAAATATAACATAGCGGAAAGAATGATGTTAAACTGTAAAGTTGAATCGCAAGAATACAAAGAGGATATTAGAGCATTAAATGATGTAGTAATAGCTAGAGGAACTTTATCGAGAATGGTAAAATTCACAATATATGTAGATGGTAAAATATATTCTACATTTAAAGGTGATGGACTTATTATAGCAACACCTACTGGTTCAACAGCATATTCTTTTTCTGCTGGAGGACCATTTATATATCCGGATTTGGAACTTATATCAATAACTCCTATATGTCCACATACTAAAAGCATGCAGACTATTATATTAAATGGTAATAGTGTTATAGAAGTATGTGCAGACCATGAGGATGAGAATATTTATTTAACAGTAGATGGTCAGAAATCAATTAAAGTCGATGACGATACTTCAATAAAATTAAGTAAGAATAATAAAAATGTAAAATTACTATTATTTGACGATTATGACTATTTTAAAGTGTTAAGAAGCAAGGTTTTAAATAATTCTAAAGAATGTGATGGTGATGAACTTTGAAATCAAAAAGGCATACAAAAATACTTGAAATAATAGGTTCAAGAGAAATTGAAACTCAAGAGGAACTAGCAGAAGCATTGAAGAAAGAAGGATTTGATGTAACTCAGGCAACTGTATCTAGAGATATTAAAAATTTAAAATTAATAAAAATGCAATCATCTAACGGTAAATCTAAGTATGCTGTATCAGCAGGAGAACAAAAGAATATTATTGACAGGTTGAGTAATATTTTAGCTAATACTGTACTTACAGTAGAAAATGTAGATAAGATGGTTGTTATAAAAACTATAACAGGTTCAGCACCAATTACAGCTGAAGCAATAGATAATTTGGAAAGTGCTGATATAGCAGGCACTGTAGCAGGTGATAATACTATTTTTATTTTAGTAAGAAGCATTGAAAGTGCTGAAGATTTAGTAGATAAAATTAGAAAAAGAATGTCATCATAGATATTAAGGGTGGGATGAAATGCTAATTCAATTAAATATTAAAAATTTTGCATTAATAGAGGAAATAACTATAAACTTTAGTGAAGGATTTAATATACTTTCAGGTGAAACGGGAGCAGGAAAGTCTATTATGATAGATGCAATAGACTTTGTTCTTGGCGGAAAATTTTTTAAAAATTTAATAAGAACAGGTGAAGAAAAAACATATGTGGAAGCTTTATTTACTCTTGATAAGTCTAAAGTAAGCGAAGTTTTAGATGAACTAGATATTGAATATGAAGATATATTAATAATTTCAAGAGAAAGTCATGTCAGTGGCAAAAATTTAATAAAGGTTAACGGAAAAAGCTTAATTACATCTCAGCTTAGGAAAATAAGAGCAAAACTTTTGGACATTCATGGCCAGCATGCAAATCAAGAACTTTTGCAAAGAAATACTCATATATCATATTTAGATGGATTTATAGGAAATGAAATACAAAGTCCATTAAATAAGTTTGGCAGCTTAAGAGAAGATTTAATTAAAATTAGAGAAGAAATCAAAAGAATTAATGGAAATTCAGATAGAGAAAAATTATTAGATTATTTGAAATTTCAAATTGAAGATATAGAAAAGGCAAAGCTTAAGGAAAATGAAGAAGAAACATTAAAAGAAGAGTATAATATATTAGCAAATGCTGAAAAGATAAATAATAGTTTGGCAATATCTTATGGAATATTGAATGGAAATGAAGAATTTGGTGTGATTGATTCAATTTCAAAGGTTATTGCAGAACTCGCAAGTGTTGAAGGCCATTTTGAGAGGATAAAGAAAAATAAACAAGCAATAGAAGAGGCATATTATGCAATAGAAGAAGCTAGTCATGAAATTCGTGATATGGCTGAAGAGGTTGTCTTTGATCAAGAGGCTTTAGACAAAG harbors:
- a CDS encoding polyprenyl synthetase family protein, whose amino-acid sequence is MEINKLKEDIDEYLKEYFKEKGTYNKVIYDSCSYSLNIGGKRIRPILLALTYYIYKEEYKKVMPMAAAIEMIHTYSLIHDDLPCMDDDDLRRGQPTNHIKFQENIAVLAGDALLNESMIIMMNYALKNKENALEAAHEIAIAAGAEGMIGGQVVDVMSEGKKISKDELEYMHSKKTGALIKASIVAGAILANAPKEDLKILEEYGAKLGLVFQIKDDILDVIGDAQKLGKNIHTDEEHDKTNFISVFGIEKCNELCDSLTEECVLALKNLSVNSECLISLTYNLLNREN
- the dxs gene encoding 1-deoxy-D-xylulose-5-phosphate synthase — translated: MKLLDKLNFPEDLKKLNGNDYNVLSDEIREFLIDSVSKTGGHLASNLGVVELTLSLFKAFNFDRDKIVWDVGHQSYIYKILTGRKDKFKKLRQFEGMSGFPKRNESKYDYFDTGHSSTSISAALGIARARDIKRENYNVISVIGDGALTGGMAIEALNDVGFRKTNLIIILNDNQMSISKNVGGLSRYLNKLRIAPGYNKLKTDIHASLDTSNLGKNIAGKISKVKDSIKQLVVPSMFFENLGIKYIGPIDGHDIDAMTDVFLKAKEINGPVIIHVLTQKGKGYASAEESPSKYHAVGPFNLESGELKVSPKNSYSKAFGKSLVNIAAQDEKIVAITAAMPDGTGLKCFSTKYKDRFFDVGIAEEHAVTLAAGMASNGLKPVFAIYSTFLQRAFDQVLHDVCIQNLPVVFAIDRAGIVGEDGETHQGINDLSYLSMMPNIHIVAPKCLEEVDVLLKWAIDKNAPVAIRYPRGGNIINTLSPIKAVEEGKWEIINKGSKVCIISTGKMVQHAMLAKDILYEKGLNPTIINATFIKPIDKNLLESINKEGYNILTIEDNILKGGLGSAIKDYLSEIKYRGTIRCLGYDDEFIPQGNVEILYKTYKLDCENISKAVIELYD
- a CDS encoding TlyA family RNA methyltransferase; translated protein: MAEKKERLDILLVEKGIITSREKAKACIMEGKVYVDDQKVDKAGEKVSISANIEYRGDTLKYVSRGGLKLEKAMNTYNISLEGKVCMDIGASTGGFTDCMLQNGAKKVFSVDVGYGQFAWKLRTDERVVCMERTNIRYVTLEDIGESLDFASIDVSFISLKKIMPATLNLLNENGEVVALIKPQFEAGREKVGKKGVVREIGTHKEVVHGIIDFLIEQELNILGVGYSPIKGPEGNIEYLVYFTKDKNKESNFKNEDIDKVVEASHVEI
- a CDS encoding NAD(+)/NADH kinase, which encodes MKRIGFAINSLKDKDNRILDMVIKKFRDRFELEDIFVFNAYDMEIQDLTGIDLLVVLGGDGTLLGIARALNETFHSPILGINIGNLGFLTSIDISDIDVALDNIEEGKYNIAERMMLNCKVESQEYKEDIRALNDVVIARGTLSRMVKFTIYVDGKIYSTFKGDGLIIATPTGSTAYSFSAGGPFIYPDLELISITPICPHTKSMQTIILNGNSVIEVCADHEDENIYLTVDGQKSIKVDDDTSIKLSKNNKNVKLLLFDDYDYFKVLRSKVLNNSKECDGDEL
- a CDS encoding arginine repressor, whose amino-acid sequence is MKSKRHTKILEIIGSREIETQEELAEALKKEGFDVTQATVSRDIKNLKLIKMQSSNGKSKYAVSAGEQKNIIDRLSNILANTVLTVENVDKMVVIKTITGSAPITAEAIDNLESADIAGTVAGDNTIFILVRSIESAEDLVDKIRKRMSS
- the recN gene encoding DNA repair protein RecN yields the protein MLIQLNIKNFALIEEITINFSEGFNILSGETGAGKSIMIDAIDFVLGGKFFKNLIRTGEEKTYVEALFTLDKSKVSEVLDELDIEYEDILIISRESHVSGKNLIKVNGKSLITSQLRKIRAKLLDIHGQHANQELLQRNTHISYLDGFIGNEIQSPLNKFGSLREDLIKIREEIKRINGNSDREKLLDYLKFQIEDIEKAKLKENEEETLKEEYNILANAEKINNSLAISYGILNGNEEFGVIDSISKVIAELASVEGHFERIKKNKQAIEEAYYAIEEASHEIRDMAEEVVFDQEALDKVNGRIYEINTYKKKYAPSVPEILQYHEKIKKQYNEIVNSEKIIEELKEKEKEILSKMEKQALIIHELRVSKGKLLEEKILKELVFVGLEKSRMEIKVIREEDFNDRGFDEVSFLISTNPGEPLMPLEKVLSGGELSRIMLALKCVFAEKDEIPTLIFDEIDTGISGAVAQRVGEKMYQLSKTHQVLCITHLPQIAVLSDYHYFVAKKVRDDKTFTKIKVLSKEEKEFEICKMLAGDSVTEATLNNVREMIEISEQKKIEIKK